The following coding sequences lie in one Methylotenera versatilis 301 genomic window:
- a CDS encoding periplasmic heavy metal sensor: MTGLRVNKIENKWLQSKWLIIASLLLNLFLIGSIAGGAYKLFENHQTGKVGQNALRYAAENLSLEQQRQFKKTLRQARREVRPLLATANEARTEVRKLIAAPSFDRQAVEVALAKTREADRAIRMKIEVTMLNYAETLSAEDRQKFADGLAKKGPLREPPIMMLKDN; this comes from the coding sequence ATGACTGGCTTAAGAGTGAATAAAATTGAAAATAAATGGCTACAAAGCAAGTGGCTAATAATAGCCTCACTACTGTTGAATCTATTTTTAATCGGTAGCATTGCTGGCGGTGCTTATAAGTTATTTGAAAACCATCAAACTGGCAAAGTAGGGCAAAATGCTTTGCGCTATGCCGCAGAAAATTTGAGCCTAGAGCAGCAGCGACAGTTCAAAAAAACTTTGCGCCAAGCTAGACGTGAAGTCAGGCCGCTATTAGCAACAGCGAATGAGGCGCGCACTGAAGTACGCAAGTTAATTGCTGCACCAAGCTTTGATAGGCAGGCAGTTGAAGTTGCTCTCGCCAAAACACGTGAGGCAGACAGAGCCATACGTATGAAGATTGAAGTCACCATGCTGAACTATGCCGAAACACTTTCTGCAGAAGATAGGCAAAAGTTTGCAGATGGCTTAGCTAAAAAGGGACCTTTACGCGAACCACCTATCATGATGCTTAAAGATAATTAA